Part of the Mangifera indica cultivar Alphonso chromosome 4, CATAS_Mindica_2.1, whole genome shotgun sequence genome, aaatataaatatatcatattctctcttttttattttagtttattggAATAGTATTTTATATGCAATATTGATATTGAAATAATACGTTATGCAGCCTGCTTTTGATATTCATCCACCTGATCTCAAATATCAGGTATGTGATTTCATACTCAGTTCTTTGAAATTGTGGATACTTCCAGGTCATTTCCCATTTCTTATATTCTCAAATCTTATGTGGTTGCTGTCCAGATAACCAGTATTACAAATCCAGGAATGTTCGAAGCAAATCAGGTAATAACAGTTATCATGTTCCGAAACCTTAATTTACATTATTTGTAGTGACTCAGATCTGTACTGGTTCTGGTTGCATTTTTAAAGGCTATCTggatattgataataataatgagtATTTTCCATTAATGGCTTGGGGTTACAGGTCAAAGTAGGTTGTTGTACTGTGGATATCCTTAAACAGCTTAGTGGAGAGGAGATGTCCAGAATTCCCAAAGATGGAACAAATAGTGATCGAATGAGTAGGCTGGCAAACCATGTTCTTAACCAGCGAAGGCATGTCTTACTATTTTTTATCTCTGTGGAAATTTATGTTCTCATATTACTGATGGTTCCTACGGCTAGAGTTATTCCAAGTGTTTTAACTAACCTTTGAATTTCAAAACAGCTTTTATCCTTTATATCCACCGGCAGAAGGCATTCCATTGGATTTTTCACTTGCTCCTGAAGCTCTTAATGTCACTTCAATTCCAGAAATTATTATTCTACCTTCAGACATGAAATACTTTGTTAAGGTTAGTATTTGAGCAAAGTACCTCAATCTCTCTCAGCTCTGACTTCATTTTGAAGAAGGAACATACGGCTTTTTGTGTAGTCAGATATGTAATTTAATTCCCTTGTTGAAGCACAGGTGTTGTCCCTTGGAGGAAATGAAGGGGAAGAGCAAAAGAAGTGCATCTGCATAAATCCAGGAAGACTGGCCAAGGGAGAAGGTGGAGGTACCTTTGCAGAGCTTAACTACCATGGAAGTCCTGACATGATGAATGCTTCAATTATTGGCATATAATTAATTGGCCCTATTTCAATACATGCTTCTATGTTTCAAACAAGGGTGGTGTGGGGCGTGCAGGTAGAAATACACCAAACCAAACCAGAATATTGCCACATTTTAATCATGAGAGGGGGACCTGTACTCATGCTTCTGCTAACATTtgattgattataaattatacagcatattataattatttgagcTACTCCAAGACCAAACACCATCATTCAATTTACTTCTTTGGTGCCTGTAATGATACTCTGCATTAGAAGAGCCAAGTAACAACATGGAGTCAGAATTAAAAACCTGTCAGGTACATGTCTACATAAAGGACACCTGAATATATTTCTGTGTATTAAATATAATACAGAGGAATGGTACAGACAAattgatgaattattatatgataaatcatTCAGTTACATATTAACATATTGAATTATTTGTACAGTTAATACTCAACTACATGTTTGAGCTGATAGCAAGCTCCTTGGCTACAGGGTTTCAGGAAGGTGTCTTAAATTCTACTTCACTTTCTTTGCAGCTCTGTTACTCTTTTCCCGGTACCAATCCATCCAATGATTAAGAATCCACAAAATGCTAAGCGCAATGGCACTGATGGTTACAATCATCCAAGAAACCCACGCCCACTTTGGAATCAGACCATCAGCTGCCCCACTAATGTAAAACACCCCCATCTTGTACACAAACAGAGGTCCAAGAACCCCTCTAACCACAGAATAGAATACATAAAATGGCAGAGATAAAATTTCATACAATTTTGCGAAAGCAGCTACTTCAGCTTTCCGGAACCTTGCAAGACTCCATACATTCTGAAAGGGACTCGTAATTTCAGCTAGAATAAGAAGTATGAGAATTGCAAATGCCCCGTGACGAACCATGTAACGACAAGTGACAATTACGTATAGGGTAACTAAATGGTGGAGAATGAAGAGAATATCACGAGGCTCGAAGATTAAGTAGTGAAGAAGGTCCATTAAGAAGTAACCGATGCTGAATTCAAGAACAGTGTTCTGAGAAGTGGTGT contains:
- the LOC123214924 gene encoding TLC domain-containing protein At5g14285-like — encoded protein: MAAVFLCGPTAPSFFILFSFVYLLAYFLIFRSWGPKQRAAASSCFLSLAHGTPAVVIATSAILSTQTNFRNLASPNTTSQNTVLEFSIGYFLMDLLHYLIFEPRDILFILHHLVTLYVIVTCRYMVRHGAFAILILLILAEITSPFQNVWSLARFRKAEVAAFAKLYEILSLPFYVFYSVVRGVLGPLFVYKMGVFYISGAADGLIPKWAWVSWMIVTISAIALSILWILNHWMDWYREKSNRAAKKVK